In Eucalyptus grandis isolate ANBG69807.140 chromosome 4, ASM1654582v1, whole genome shotgun sequence, the following proteins share a genomic window:
- the LOC108959216 gene encoding disease resistance protein RML1A-like, translating into MASSDEGRLLGSEYQVFLSFRGPDFGARFTNHLYHSLIDAGICVFRDNEELRVGERIDGSLRQAIDNTKIYILILSRNYASSQWCLRELVQIVANTSGSGGNKEILPIFLDVEPNDVKLKTLLYEDAILNLKHEKKLSDEEVNEWRKALMHVDAIKGWEAKKCMGHGELIKLVVEEVVKKLKTKHRLVTEHLVEVKDQVAAVSKLLDIDSSDVREKSSRTNGLVELQKKLLSEIGHRAGIMAIDEIAYGMERPGDILCNKKVLIVLDDVENREQVETLVGERNLYPGSRILITTRNKDINTPKYQILDYEMEVMNIDRALELFSRHAFGSVSSPNDYNDLSREIVLATGRLPLTLEILENNVFWMHDQLRDLGRTIVRKENPLNPRERSRIWTNKEALDAIQTREIKKNVQALYLDIDPRDSPNVIVQSEEIEIQIDGSQVPYLRELHVAQCEALESIRLSSMRKLKDVEVGCCGKLIEIQFSWASESLEHLSIYDCRSFKRLVCMGEAGHDNNETANEMISCEGRLIISTRALNQLRRFKLRDNNEIFEIHVVGSSASWEVFSVFSCPSLRSLRGLPNLKNLRYLSFFECSGLQVVEGLDQLECLKELTVWDCESLERLIDLSTTKLPDDCHLHIDHCKKLCGFEKRFVGPFQSYKRDKVVLVLSNLTSLVQFDLSNGSSWREGSKIRQLVGWTGRLSRLNELSLNLLNVPAPTK; encoded by the exons ATGGCGAGCTCAGATGAAGGAAGGTTGTTGGGAAGCGAGTATCAGGTGTTCCTAAGCTTTAGAGGACCGGACTTCGGCGCTAGATTTACCAACCACCTCTATCATAGCTTGATCGATGCTGGAATTTGTGTCTTCCGAGACAACGAAGAGCTCCGTGTCGGTGAAAGGATCGATGGATCGCTTCGGCAAGCAATCGATAACACCAAGATCTATATACTCATACTCTCTCGGAACTACGCTTCAAGCCAATGGTGCCTTCGTGAGCTTGTGCAGATCGTGGCAAACACCTCCGGCTCGGGAGGCAATAAAGAGATCCTACCTATTTTCCTCGATGTGGAACCTAATGATGTTAAGCTGAAAACTCTGTTGTATGAAGATGCCATACTCAATTTGAAGCATGAGAAGAAGTTGAGCGATGAGGAAGTAAATGAGTGGAGAAAGGCTCTAATGCATGTTGATGCGATCAAGGGGTGGGAAGCGAAGAAGTGTATGGG CCATGGCGAGCTCATCAAATTGGTAGTTGAGGAGGTCGTGAAAAAGCTGAAGACAAAACATAGATTGGTGACTGAACATTTAGTTGAAGTTAAAGATCAAGTAGCGGCAGTAAGTAAATTGTTAGACATCGACTCCAGCG ATGTCCGAGAGAAGTCATCAAGAACTAATGGCTTAGTTGAGTTGCAAAAAAAGTTACTTTCTGAAATCGGCCATCGTGCAGGAATAATGGCCATTGATGAAATTGCTTATGGAATGGAGAGGCCTGGAGACATACTTTGCAATAAGAAAGTCCTCATTGTACTTGATGATGTTGAGAATAGAGAACAAGTAGAGACATTAgttggagagagaaatttgtatCCAGGATCTAGAATATTGATAACAACTAGAAATAAGGATATTAACACCCCAAAGTATCAAATTTTAGATTATGAAATGGAGGTGATGAACATCGATAGAGCGCTTGAGCTTTTCAGTAGGCATGCATTTGGCAGTGTCTCTTCTCCAAATGATTATAATGATCTTTCAAGGGAAATTGTATTAGCTACCGGGAGACTTCCTTTGACTCTTGAA ATTTTGGAGAACAATGTGTTTTGGATGCACGATCAACTCAGAGATCTTGGTAGGACTATTGTTCGCAAGGAAAATCCATTGAATCCCAGAGAGCGTAGTCGAATATGGACTAATAAGGAGGCCCTTGATGCAATACAGACAAGAGAG ATAAAAAAGAATGTTCAAGCACTATATCTTGATATAGATCCACGAGATTCCCCTAACGTCATTGTTCAAAGTGAAGAGATAG AAATTCAAATTGATGGGTCTCAAGTTCCATATCTAAGGGAGTTGCACGTGGCGCAGTGTGAAGCCCTTGAGAGCATCAGGCTATCAAGCATGAGAAAGCTAAAAGATGTTGAGGTGGGTTGTTGCGGAAAGCTAATTGAGATCCAATTTTCTTGGGCGTCCGAATCACTAGAGCATTTGTCTATTTATGATTGTAGGTCCTTCAAAAGGCTAGTTTGCATGGGGGAAGCGGGGCATGATAACAATGAGACCGCTAATGAGATGATTAGTTGTGAAGGGAGACTAATCATTTCAACGAGAGCCTTAAATCAGCTGCGACGTTTCAAGCTGCGAGATAACAACGAGATATTCGAGATTCACGTTGTTGGTAGCTCGGCATCGTGGGAAGTCTTCAGTGTTTTCAGTTGTCCTTCGCTGCGAAGTCTTCGTGGTTTACCAAACTTAAAGAACCTTCGGTATTTATCATTCTTCGAGTGCAGTGGCCTACAGGTTGTCGAGGGCCTCGACCAGCTAGAGTGTTTGAAGGAGTTAACGGTTTGGGATTGCGAATCTTTGGAAAGGTTGATTGACCTGTCAACCACCAAATTGCCAGATGATTGCCACTTACACATCGACCATTGCAAAAAATTATGTGGGTTTGAGAAACGATTTGTGGGCCCCTTCCAGTCTTACAAGCGTGATAAG